A genome region from Brienomyrus brachyistius isolate T26 chromosome 23, BBRACH_0.4, whole genome shotgun sequence includes the following:
- the tinagl1 gene encoding tubulointerstitial nephritis antigen-like, whose amino-acid sequence MMRSSLTVAIVTLMVATLLLVAEEGTARRVPRVKRQLISPLHRSGIRDPFGSYCELRGGCCPGRDDQCTVPYLDTICYCDLFCNRTVSDCCPDFWGHCLGIEAPIIGACQRNGHKFHSGATYRENCNLCTCASTGRWECEQHACLIENDMIQRINQGNYGWRAGNYSQFWGMTLNEGMRYRLGTQWPSRTIMSMNEIQVKMDGSDHLPRYFNASQKWPGKIHEPLDQGNCAASWAFSTAAVASDRISIQSMGHMTPQLSPQNLISCDTRSQGGCAGGRIDGAWWYLRRRGIVTEECYPFSPPQHIPAEASRCMMHSRSVGRGKRQATAHCPNTHSYHNDIYQSTPPYRLATSEKEIMKEIMDNGPVQGIMEVHEDFFVYKSGIYQYTDVNSHKPVHFRRHNTHSVRITGWGEERDYNGHPRKYWIAANSWGKTWGEDGFFRIARGENECQIEAFVIGVWGRVTMEDMHNHHH is encoded by the exons ATGATGAGGTCATCTCTCACAGTTGCCATTGTGACGCTGATGGTCGCGACACTCCTCCTAGTGGCGGAAGAGGGCACAGCGAGGCGCGTGCCCCGTGTGAAGCGGCAGCTGATCAGCCCCCTACACCGCAGTGGCATCCGCGATCCATTCGGCTCCTACTGCGAGCTGCGGGGGGGCTGCTGCCCAGGCAGAGATGACCAGTGCACAGTGCCGTACCTGGACACCATCTGCTATTGCGACCTCTTCTGCAACCGCACCGTATCTGACTGCTGCCCTGACTTCTGGGGACACTGCCTTGGGATCGAGGCCCCCATCATTG GGGCCTGTCAACGAAATGGACACAAGTTCCACTCTGGGGCCACATACAGAGAGAACTGCAATCTGTG TACGTGCGCGTCCACCGGCCGCTGGGAATGCGAGCAGCACGCCTGCCTGATCGAGAACGACATGATCCAGCGCATTAACCAGGGGAATTATGG CTGGAGGGCAGGGAACTACAGCCAGTTCTGGGGCATGACACTGAATGAGGGAATGCGGTACCGCCTTGGCACCCAGTGGCCATCCCGGACCATCATGAGCATGAATGAGATCCAG GTGAAAATGGACGGCTCCGACCACCTCCCGCGCTACTTCAACGCCAGCCAGAAGTGGCCCGGCAAAATCCATGAGCCGCTGGATCAGGGCAACTGTGCAGCTTCCTGGGCCTTTTCTACTGCGG CTGTAGCCTCAGACCGAATCTCCATCCAGTCcatgggtcacatgacccctcAGCTGTCACCCCAGAATCTAATTTCTTGCGACACTCGTAGCCAGGGGGGCTGTGCGGGGGGCCGCATCGACGGGGCCTGGTGGTACCTGCGCCGCAGAGG GATAGTGACAGAGGAGTGTTACCCATTCTCACCGCCCCAGCACATCCCCGCGGAGGCCAGCCGCTGCATGATGCACAGCCGCTCGGTGGGGCGGGGCAAACGCCAGGCCACCGCCCACTGCCCCAACACGCACAGTTACCATAACGACATCTACCAGTCGACACCCCCATACCGGCTTGCCACCAGT GAGAAGGAGATCATGAAGGAGATCATGGATAACGGACCAGTACAAG GCATCATGGAAGTACACGAGGACTTTTTCGTCTACAAGTCTGGAATCTACCAGTACACAGACGTCAACTCCCACAAGCCAGTGCACTTCCGCAGGCATAACACCCACTCCGTCAGGATCACTGG ATGGGGAGAGGAGAGGGATTACAATGGGCACCCACGGAAGTACTGG ATTGCTGCCAACTCCTGGGGGAAGACCTGGGGTGAGGATGGCTTCTTCCGCATCGCACGTGGGGAGAACGAGTGCCAGATCGAGGCCTTTGTGATTGGCGTGTGGGGCCGTGTCACCATGGAGGACATGCACAACCACCACCATTAG